Proteins from one bacterium genomic window:
- a CDS encoding energy-coupling factor ABC transporter ATP-binding protein: protein MNALYKLANVQYSYLNKFPAVNIEAMQVAHSSRIALIGANGSGKSTLLKLLDALYFPQKGVLEFNGTQLTEERFQEESFHYTFRRQVGFLFQDPEVQLFSPTVWDEICFGPLQLGWEKERVRLQAERTIEQFGLESVRERPPYRLSIGEKKKVALASVLVIDPDVLLLDEPTAALDPRTQSVLIELLHHWGENHKTIVTSTHDLSILKEICDEVYVMQDGSVVYHGSPAQVLENARLLEETNLIHEHTHRHEKIVHLHPHTHGFHGHTHEE, encoded by the coding sequence ATCTGAACAAGTTCCCTGCCGTCAATATCGAGGCGATGCAGGTGGCGCATTCTTCGCGTATCGCTTTGATCGGCGCCAACGGTTCGGGAAAAAGCACACTCTTGAAGCTGCTTGACGCGCTTTATTTCCCGCAGAAAGGTGTGCTGGAATTCAACGGCACTCAGTTGACCGAAGAAAGATTCCAGGAAGAATCTTTTCATTATACTTTTCGAAGGCAAGTCGGTTTTCTGTTTCAAGATCCTGAAGTCCAATTGTTTTCGCCAACGGTTTGGGATGAAATCTGTTTTGGACCCTTACAGCTCGGATGGGAGAAAGAGAGAGTTCGCTTGCAGGCTGAGCGCACGATCGAGCAATTTGGCCTGGAGTCGGTGAGAGAAAGGCCGCCTTACAGACTTTCAATCGGTGAAAAGAAAAAAGTGGCGCTCGCGTCTGTACTGGTCATTGATCCGGATGTGCTTTTGCTGGATGAACCGACGGCCGCACTGGATCCGCGAACTCAGTCTGTTTTAATCGAACTTTTGCATCACTGGGGAGAGAATCACAAAACGATCGTGACTTCGACGCATGATCTGAGCATCCTTAAGGAGATTTGTGACGAAGTCTACGTGATGCAGGATGGCTCAGTCGTATACCATGGTTCCCCGGCGCAGGTTTTAGAAAACGCACGCCTCCTGGAAGAGACCAATCTCATACACGAGCACACACATCGGCACGAGAAAATCGTGCACTTACATCCCCATACTCACGGCTTTCATGGACACACCCATGAAGAATAG